One Salvelinus namaycush isolate Seneca unplaced genomic scaffold, SaNama_1.0 Scaffold765, whole genome shotgun sequence genomic window carries:
- the mettl11b gene encoding alpha N-terminal protein methyltransferase 1B produces MDTALDTDKARMSLEDSKRAVVSSSSPPNMEFQALHQAHRDRWKNTDVSMCRHSLSFHLHHSLRMEFFASFLYLLEQIPLVKLFAVTCEKIKGEKYFYYKAQKFYEDVEPSEEGMMGDFVEISHIDLEGSRNFLSRFIGPGKADTKCALDCGCGIGRVSKGVLLPIFETMEMCDMIEAFLLHAHEEYLGDDADRIETYYCYNLQELTPPSRKYDVIWMQWCACHLTDRDLMQFLMRCNKSLRPNGVIIMKDNMARKGCKLDPIDSSIIRHLDIMKDIIFKAGLKVLAVEKQEGFPDAIVPVWMIAMQ; encoded by the exons ATGGACACTGCACTGGATACAGACAAGGCAAGAATGAGCCTGGAAGATTCAAAAAGGGCAGTGGTGTCTTCAAGCTCTCCACCTAACATGGAGTTCCAAGCCCTCCACCAGGCCCATCGGGACCGTTGGAAGAACACAGATGTGTCCATGTGTCGCCACAGCCTGTCCTTCCATCTGCACCACAGCCTGAGGATGGAGTTCTTCGCCAGCTTCCTGTACCTGCTGGAGCAGATCCCTCTGG TCAAGCTCTTCGCGGTGACCTGCGAGAAAATCAAAGGGGAGAAGTACTTTTACTACAAGGCGCAGAAGTTCTACGAGGACGTGGAGCCGTCAGAGGAGGGGATGATGGGAGACTTCGTTGAGATCTCCCACATCGACCTGGAGGGCTCCAGGAACTTTCTGAGCAGGTTTATT GGTCCTGGTAAGGCTGACACTAAGTGTGCCCTGGACTGTGGTTGTGGGATTGGGCGGGTATCTAAAGGTGTCCTCCTGCCCATCTTTGAGACCATGGAGATGTGTGACATGATTGAGGCCTTTCTGCTCCATGCCCACGAGGAGTACCTAGGAGATGACGCTGACCGCATAGAAACATACTACTGTTACAACCTGCAGGAGCTAACACCTCCCTCAAGGAAATATGACGTCATCTGGATGCAGTGGTGTGCAT GTCACCTGACGGACAGGGACCTGATGCAGTTCCTGATGCGCTGTAATAAGAGTCTGCGGCCCAACGGGGTTATCATCATGAAGGACAACATGGCCCGGAAGGGCTGCAAGCTGGATCCCATCGACAGCAGCATCATCCGCCACCTGGACATCATGAAGGACATCATCTTTAAGGCCGGCCTGAAGGTCCTGGCTGTGGAGAAACAAGAAGGATTCCCCGACGCCATCGTCCCTGTGTGGATGATCGCTAtgcagtag